From Littorina saxatilis isolate snail1 unplaced genomic scaffold, US_GU_Lsax_2.0 scaffold_1148, whole genome shotgun sequence, one genomic window encodes:
- the LOC138955648 gene encoding ski oncogene-like, with protein sequence MDDSVLSVNPHLQRVLKTYQNAAVRSLSGPTGLPIDLSRLSPAALEEYRKAMDTLKKSPTEKGLHLEPYVALPGHFPVFTPVDTTTSEQSDTTLENETIACFIVGGEKRLCLPQILNTVLRDFTLQEINAVCDDLHIFCTRCNAAQLVTLKMSGILPPRAASCGLITKTDAERLCSALVHGTPEKSQNPPSVHCIRVYHNCFGKGDGHFNPDLYGSPDSKCIQCAECQGLFAPTKFISHSHKAPENRTCHWGFDSERWRDYLLVKDKKFQDALENIKSRYDPKHKHKRRQVSSK encoded by the coding sequence ATGGATGACTCCGTTTTATCAGTCAACCCCCATTTGCAGAGGGTGTTGAAAACTTATCAAAACGCAGCAGTTCGAAGTTTGAGTGGTCCGACAGGTTTACCGATCGACCTGTCTCGATTGAGTCCGGCCGCTTTGGAGGAGTACCGAAAGGCTATGGATACTCTGAAGAAGTCCCCAACGGAAAAAGGACTTCACTTGGAACCTTACGTAGCCTTGCCAGGACACTTTCCCGTGTTTACACCAGTGGATACCACAACTAGCGAGCAGTCGGACACTACTTTGGAAAACGAAACGATTGCCTGTTTCATCGTTGGGGGCGAAAAGAGGCTGTGCTTGCCCCAAATTCTGAACACCGTTCTCCGGGACTTTACCTTGCAGGAGATCAACGCTGTTTGCGACGACTTGCACATTTTCTGCACAAGATGCAACGCCGCGCAATTGGTGACATTGAAGATGTCGGGCATTTTGCCCCCTAGAGCGGCGAGTTGTGGTCTCATCACCAAAACCGATGCAGAGCGCTTGTGCAGTGCTCTTGTTCATGGCACTCCGGAGAAAAGTCAGAATCCCCCATCTGTGCACTGTATTCGTGTGTACCACAACTGCTTTGGGAAGGGGGACGGACATTTCAATCCAGATTTGTACGGCAGTCCTGATTCCAAGTGCATTCAGTGTGCCGAATGTCAGGGTTTGTTTGCACCGACAAAGTTCATCAGTCATTCGCATAAGGCGCCGGAAAATCGGACATGTCATTGGGGATTCGACTCGGAACGGTGGAGAGATTACTTACTTGTGAAGGATAAGAAGTTTCAGGATGCCTTGGAGAAC